From the Candidatus Omnitrophota bacterium genome, one window contains:
- a CDS encoding septation protein SpoVG family protein, whose protein sequence is MSEPMKLAITRFVAHSQRTSLKAFCDVAVNHSLLIKGIRVVEGRNGPFVSMPRQQGTKGDWHDSVIPLTKELKEELQRIVLEAYYSHYQRGGLR, encoded by the coding sequence ATGAGTGAACCAATGAAGTTGGCTATTACCCGATTCGTCGCGCACAGTCAGCGCACCTCCTTAAAAGCGTTTTGCGATGTCGCCGTCAATCACTCCCTGCTCATCAAAGGCATCCGAGTTGTGGAAGGTCGAAATGGACCATTCGTCAGCATGCCGAGGCAGCAAGGCACAAAAGGAGATTGGCATGACAGTGTCATTCCGCTCACGAAAGAACTCAAGGAGGAACTTCAACGCATCGTCCTTGAAGCCTATTACAGCCATTACCAACGCGGAGGTCTCCGATGA
- a CDS encoding fibronectin type III domain-containing protein, whose product MRNVVAEGRWIPWVFIAIVLAALLAASFPAFAADTTPPTAPPQPTEGSTIDRDAIGGGSYYVYWYGTPAAADAESGIAAYELQERAGLAGAWSTLSTTAYRYAYVSGRLDTTTYFYQVRAQNKAGLWGPFSPSSDGILIDKTVPVTIATVTDDGAAQVSLTSLHATWTPTTDAQSGVVGYQYLIRQDSTSGAVIVTYTSVGLATEVTRAALNLLPGKLYFVGVLAKNGAGLYSTPRYSDGIRTPDPTPPGSPGQPMEGSSTATVDYDYDGDGSYYVSWAAASDPDSGIAAYELQERAGPVGAWITLTTTATSRYAVVSGRLNTIQYRYQVRAKNGAGAWGGWSASSDGIVVDNTPPSAVTVADDGSTTASSTWLHAVWTISSDPESGIAGYQYCIRQDSTSGAVIVSWTSTGTATEVTRASLSLINGKKYFIGVAAKNGGGLLSSTRYSDGITVVFDTTPPVITSTMPADGSVIGAAQTAPAIAATAQTAASPGSLSVVLIPGLSMGGMMSNSLYVVRAGFPPSLPPPQAGSRMIAVEGSADEVISSAIVNGVAAVVTGSAFRAEGVPVVEGPNQIAITAKDLAGNPATKVITVTLDTRPPARPTVATAPTILATATHTLTGTKTPQTSVWISDQEVVSLNDATTWSATVSFIEGDNVFVIVTKDAAGNASASNTARIVVDALPPVVSFAAPSKTNLTPATLTGSVDDSLTAVTINGIVAARQGQGFSVDIPLSPGANTLRLAAVSPNGHVTEAAHAITLGTIPTLQIIQPAARAKVPANAPATLQVTASDAEQDPIEYRFSVDGAPLGDWSSAASIVWTPSLSATSVHTITAAVRDAFGGERTVDVKVRVARPTVEHP is encoded by the coding sequence ATGCGCAACGTGGTGGCTGAAGGACGCTGGATCCCGTGGGTCTTTATCGCCATCGTCCTGGCCGCCCTGCTCGCCGCCTCCTTCCCGGCCTTCGCCGCCGACACCACCCCGCCGACCGCCCCGCCCCAGCCGACCGAAGGCTCCACCATCGACCGCGATGCGATCGGCGGCGGGTCGTATTACGTCTATTGGTACGGCACACCGGCGGCCGCCGATGCGGAATCCGGCATCGCGGCGTATGAACTCCAGGAGCGCGCTGGGCTCGCCGGGGCGTGGTCGACGCTGAGCACCACCGCCTACCGCTACGCCTACGTCAGCGGCCGGCTGGATACGACGACGTACTTCTACCAAGTCCGCGCGCAGAATAAGGCCGGCCTCTGGGGGCCGTTCTCGCCGAGTTCTGATGGCATCCTGATCGATAAGACCGTGCCCGTCACGATCGCCACCGTCACCGATGACGGAGCGGCTCAAGTATCGCTCACCAGCCTGCATGCGACGTGGACCCCAACGACCGACGCGCAGTCCGGGGTCGTTGGGTACCAGTACCTCATCCGGCAGGATTCGACCAGCGGGGCGGTGATCGTCACCTACACGTCCGTGGGCCTGGCCACCGAGGTCACGCGCGCGGCTTTAAATCTGCTGCCCGGCAAGCTCTACTTCGTGGGGGTGCTGGCGAAAAATGGCGCGGGCCTCTACTCCACCCCGCGCTACAGTGATGGCATCCGCACGCCGGATCCCACCCCGCCCGGTTCACCCGGCCAGCCGATGGAGGGCTCCTCCACAGCCACCGTCGATTACGACTACGACGGAGATGGCAGCTACTACGTGTCCTGGGCTGCGGCAAGCGATCCTGACTCCGGCATCGCGGCGTATGAGCTCCAGGAGCGCGCGGGCCCGGTGGGGGCGTGGATCACGCTGACCACGACGGCGACCTCGCGATACGCGGTCGTCAGCGGCAGGCTCAACACCATCCAGTACCGCTACCAAGTTCGGGCGAAGAACGGCGCTGGGGCGTGGGGGGGATGGTCGGCGTCATCCGATGGGATCGTCGTCGACAACACACCCCCCTCCGCGGTGACCGTCGCGGATGACGGATCAACGACCGCCTCCTCAACCTGGCTCCACGCTGTCTGGACGATCAGCAGCGACCCGGAGTCCGGCATCGCCGGCTACCAGTACTGCATCCGGCAAGATTCCACCTCTGGTGCTGTCATCGTGAGCTGGACATCTACGGGGACGGCCACCGAGGTCACCCGTGCGAGCCTGTCGCTGATCAACGGCAAGAAATATTTCATCGGGGTTGCCGCGAAAAACGGCGGCGGGCTGTTGTCGTCAACGCGCTATTCGGACGGCATCACCGTCGTCTTTGACACCACACCGCCCGTGATCACCAGCACGATGCCGGCGGATGGATCCGTGATCGGGGCGGCGCAAACCGCCCCAGCCATCGCGGCAACTGCCCAAACGGCTGCCAGCCCCGGCAGCCTCAGCGTTGTCCTCATCCCCGGCTTGTCGATGGGCGGAATGATGAGCAACAGCCTGTACGTCGTGCGCGCCGGGTTTCCGCCCAGCCTCCCGCCGCCGCAAGCCGGCAGCCGGATGATCGCGGTGGAAGGGAGCGCTGATGAAGTGATAAGCTCCGCGATCGTCAATGGCGTAGCTGCCGTCGTCACCGGCTCGGCGTTTCGCGCCGAGGGCGTGCCTGTCGTGGAAGGCCCTAATCAGATTGCGATCACGGCGAAGGATCTGGCCGGCAATCCTGCCACGAAAGTCATCACGGTCACCCTGGATACGCGCCCACCGGCGCGGCCGACGGTCGCGACAGCGCCAACCATCCTGGCAACCGCCACACACACGCTCACCGGCACAAAAACACCGCAAACGTCCGTGTGGATCTCCGATCAAGAAGTCGTCTCGCTGAATGACGCGACGACGTGGAGTGCGACCGTGTCGTTCATCGAAGGCGATAACGTCTTCGTCATCGTCACGAAAGATGCGGCCGGCAATGCGAGCGCGTCGAATACCGCGCGCATCGTTGTCGATGCCCTGCCGCCGGTGGTGAGCTTCGCTGCGCCGTCGAAAACGAACCTCACACCGGCCACACTGACCGGCAGCGTCGATGACAGCCTGACCGCCGTGACGATCAACGGCATCGTAGCCGCCCGTCAAGGGCAAGGCTTCTCGGTCGACATCCCGCTCTCGCCCGGTGCGAACACGCTGCGGTTAGCCGCGGTCAGCCCCAACGGCCATGTCACTGAAGCCGCGCATGCCATCACGCTGGGCACCATCCCCACGCTGCAGATCATCCAGCCTGCCGCGCGCGCCAAAGTGCCAGCGAATGCGCCGGCCACATTACAGGTGACGGCCTCGGATGCGGAGCAGGACCCCATCGAATACCGATTCTCCGTCGATGGCGCGCCGCTTGGCGACTGGAGCAGCGCGGCCTCGATCGTCTGGACGCCATCCTTAAGCGCCACCAGCGTGCATACGATCACCGCGGCCGTTCGCGACGCCTTCGGCGGCGAGCGCACTGTGGACGTGAAGGTGCGCGTGGCACGACCAACGGTAGAGCATCCGTGA
- a CDS encoding cupin domain-containing protein: protein MSPAARTKPVRRSKRPKPPSADTAKTVGARLHAIRKAQKVRLLELAERSGVDAGTISRIETGKMTGTLESHIALATALGLKVTELYAGIEEARLKDAVTVQPASARAEVYVHQAGKTSLAMLTADILKKKLMPVLITIEPGGATHKEEAKVGTEKFLYVLEGVLEAHVGQATHRLTRGSTLYLDASIPHQLRNPGSKPVRCLSVTTPPAL from the coding sequence ATGAGCCCCGCCGCACGCACCAAGCCGGTTCGCCGCTCCAAACGCCCCAAGCCGCCTTCCGCCGACACCGCCAAAACGGTGGGGGCGCGGCTTCATGCCATCCGCAAGGCGCAGAAGGTCAGGCTGCTGGAGCTCGCGGAGCGATCCGGGGTGGACGCCGGCACGATCTCCCGCATCGAAACCGGCAAGATGACGGGCACGCTCGAATCGCACATCGCGCTCGCCACCGCGCTCGGGCTGAAGGTCACGGAGCTCTATGCGGGCATCGAGGAGGCGCGCCTGAAAGACGCCGTGACGGTGCAGCCGGCCTCAGCCCGGGCCGAGGTGTACGTGCACCAGGCCGGCAAGACCTCGCTGGCGATGCTCACCGCCGACATCCTCAAGAAGAAGCTGATGCCAGTACTCATCACCATCGAACCCGGCGGGGCCACGCATAAAGAGGAAGCCAAGGTGGGCACGGAGAAATTCCTCTACGTGCTCGAGGGAGTACTCGAGGCGCACGTGGGGCAGGCCACCCATCGCCTCACCCGGGGCAGCACGCTGTACCTGGACGCGTCGATTCCGCATCAACTGCGCAACCCAGGCTCCAAGCCCGTGCGCTGTCTTTCCGTGACCACACCCCCAGCGTTATAA
- a CDS encoding response regulator, protein MPKPRILIADDEEGIRESLSLILEHDYDLTFAENGQQALEALRRASFDVVLLDIKMPKLDGLDVLRTLRKAKTKPPILVLTAYQSVELAKEAVKLGARDYLPKPFDRAQILDAVRGILHGG, encoded by the coding sequence ATGCCGAAACCACGGATTCTCATTGCGGATGACGAAGAAGGAATTAGGGAATCGCTGAGTTTGATCCTGGAACATGACTACGACCTGACATTTGCGGAAAACGGGCAGCAAGCGCTGGAGGCACTCCGCCGCGCCTCGTTTGACGTCGTACTCCTCGACATCAAGATGCCGAAGCTCGACGGTCTTGACGTGCTGCGGACTCTCAGGAAAGCCAAGACCAAGCCCCCCATCCTGGTGCTGACGGCGTATCAGAGCGTTGAGCTGGCGAAGGAGGCGGTGAAGCTGGGCGCGCGCGACTACCTGCCCAAGCCTTTCGACCGCGCCCAGATCCTCGATGCCGTCCGCGGCATCTTGCACGGTGGGTGA